In the Flagellimonas sp. HMM57 genome, one interval contains:
- a CDS encoding VOC family protein codes for MKNTILLLALGLFTISHGQQNKLDFFDNLINKNWQAEGNWTDGSKFKQEIKFQYSLDSTLVLAKSKGFTNKEQTNYGDRNHGIRKYDANSDTIRFWEFDVFGGITEGSVTTKGKDIIYSYTYGETTVTDYWEYVDTDTYNFTVGDYVDGGWKQIYLNTRFKAAKDLDIAFTFDHQSLVVTNLMKTGDFYERVFGFKEIPHPEKKPGFRWFNMYGNAQLHLIKKDAIEFKKDKSIHLCLAVGNLEKFIGHLITNDIDFYDWPGNKGSVTDRADGVKQIYIQDPEGYWIEINTAKH; via the coding sequence ATGAAGAATACTATATTACTATTGGCTTTAGGATTATTTACTATATCCCATGGTCAACAAAATAAGCTTGATTTTTTTGATAACCTTATTAATAAGAATTGGCAGGCCGAAGGCAATTGGACAGATGGTTCAAAGTTTAAACAGGAAATCAAGTTTCAATATAGCTTGGACAGTACTTTGGTTCTTGCCAAATCCAAAGGATTTACCAACAAAGAGCAGACCAATTATGGAGATCGAAATCATGGTATACGTAAATATGATGCAAATTCAGATACGATAAGATTTTGGGAGTTTGATGTTTTTGGCGGAATTACTGAAGGTAGCGTCACCACAAAGGGCAAAGATATCATCTATTCCTACACGTATGGTGAAACTACAGTAACCGATTACTGGGAATATGTAGATACCGACACCTACAATTTTACCGTTGGTGATTATGTGGATGGTGGATGGAAACAAATTTATTTGAACACACGGTTTAAGGCAGCTAAAGATCTCGATATCGCCTTTACCTTTGACCATCAATCTTTGGTAGTCACCAACCTAATGAAAACGGGAGATTTTTATGAAAGAGTCTTTGGATTCAAAGAAATACCACATCCAGAGAAAAAACCAGGGTTTAGATGGTTCAATATGTATGGAAATGCCCAACTGCACCTTATAAAAAAAGACGCTATCGAATTTAAAAAAGACAAAAGCATACACTTATGCCTTGCTGTTGGGAATTTGGAAAAATTTATTGGCCATCTCATTACCAATGATATAGACTTTTATGATTGGCCCGGCAACAAAGGTTCTGTGACAGACAGGGCAGATGGCGTAAAACAAATCTATATTCAAGACCCAGAGGGGTATTGGATTGAAATTAATACAGCAAAACATTGA
- a CDS encoding amidohydrolase: MKKLITLLILSLLSVSLYPQKISKNKKAVIASVENHKENLIKISDSIWTFAETAFNESKSAEVLAKYAEKNGLTVTRGVADIPTAFTATYGSGKPVISILGEFDALPGLSQNTVPTKDPRIEGAPGHGCGHNMFGAASLGAAIAIKEQIEAGKLKGTVKFLGTPAEEKYFAKVWMVKAGLWDDVDVNISWHPSSKIEADVQSGLSLIDFIVEFTGQAAHASADPWNGRSASDALELYTTGINYYREHIRPTSRIHYHIQDGGQVVNVVPDYSKIWVRVRDPKRKIMLPTYEQVKKMAEGAAIMANVDYKISLVSGIYETLVNRSGGEIMQKNLELLGPITYTEEETVFGKAIQKATGKPEIGMDSGIKPLRETEENPGGGSTDVGDVSWNVPNINLGVTVAPKDTPWHSWAVVACGAMSIGHKGMVYASKAMAMTMTDLFENPKLVEKVKEEYKTRKGDEKYEAMIDGPPPIGGN; encoded by the coding sequence ATGAAAAAACTGATTACCCTATTGATTTTAAGCTTACTCTCGGTAAGCCTTTATCCACAGAAGATAAGCAAAAACAAAAAAGCGGTTATTGCCTCCGTCGAAAACCACAAAGAGAATCTTATTAAAATAAGTGACTCTATTTGGACATTTGCCGAAACTGCATTCAATGAATCTAAATCTGCCGAAGTATTGGCTAAATACGCTGAAAAAAACGGGCTGACCGTAACGCGTGGTGTCGCAGATATCCCAACAGCTTTTACGGCTACCTATGGTTCAGGAAAGCCTGTAATCAGCATTTTGGGGGAATTTGATGCCTTACCTGGATTGTCGCAAAACACAGTACCTACAAAAGACCCGCGTATCGAAGGAGCACCAGGACATGGCTGTGGTCACAACATGTTCGGTGCAGCCAGTTTGGGTGCTGCAATCGCCATTAAAGAACAAATTGAAGCTGGAAAGTTAAAAGGGACGGTTAAATTTTTAGGGACGCCAGCGGAAGAAAAATATTTTGCAAAAGTCTGGATGGTAAAAGCAGGGCTTTGGGATGATGTGGATGTAAACATTAGCTGGCACCCAAGCTCTAAAATAGAGGCAGATGTACAGAGCGGACTTTCTTTAATAGATTTTATAGTTGAATTTACAGGTCAGGCGGCACACGCTTCAGCAGACCCTTGGAACGGACGTAGCGCATCGGATGCTTTGGAGCTCTATACAACAGGAATTAATTATTACCGTGAGCATATACGTCCTACCTCGCGTATTCATTACCACATTCAAGATGGAGGTCAGGTTGTCAATGTTGTACCCGATTATTCCAAAATATGGGTACGCGTACGTGATCCAAAACGAAAAATAATGCTTCCCACCTATGAACAGGTCAAGAAAATGGCAGAAGGTGCTGCAATTATGGCCAATGTTGATTATAAGATATCGTTGGTTTCTGGAATTTATGAAACTTTGGTGAATCGTTCCGGAGGTGAGATCATGCAAAAAAACTTGGAACTTTTAGGTCCGATTACTTATACCGAAGAAGAAACAGTTTTTGGAAAAGCCATACAAAAAGCCACTGGAAAACCAGAAATTGGTATGGATAGTGGAATTAAACCTTTGCGGGAAACAGAAGAGAATCCTGGTGGCGGTTCAACTGATGTTGGAGACGTAAGTTGGAACGTACCTAATATCAATTTAGGAGTAACCGTAGCACCCAAAGATACCCCTTGGCATTCTTGGGCAGTGGTTGCATGCGGTGCCATGAGTATTGGTCACAAAGGGATGGTCTATGCTTCAAAAGCCATGGCAATGACCATGACAGATCTTTTTGAGAATCCGAAATTGGTCGAAAAAGTAAAAGAAGAATACAAAACCCGAAAAGGTGACGAGAAATACGAAGCTATGATCGATGGTCCACCACCTATTGGAGGGAATTAA